Proteins found in one Planococcus citri chromosome 2, ihPlaCitr1.1, whole genome shotgun sequence genomic segment:
- the LOC135835142 gene encoding speckle-type POZ protein-like isoform X1, which translates to MSSSNCSAICTLYKEWDTTEVHFDEANHVWVINNFYLHEFEGGTLYSSEFSAVGNDEITWRLRLKPNGGTDAKDTISLYLNLCSPRTKKVYAKFDAFVMDSQYKKVPISKGEMNAYDFTSETKPGWGRKEFLTKDDNFKQNFLIDNTLTIVCEVRFSTIRDAISNTLHHCKTTQLYPNTPLCDLSENFGQLLEHRELADVTLSVDGQEFPAHKVILSARCPVFAAMFKHDMKENGQNRIDIEDMNAETVVEFLKYVYTGKCDNLKNIAEGLLAAADKYGLNRLKMICAEELYKTLSVENAANILLLADMHGVKELKSESIKFIVAKFIEVFNSTAWKNIVLVHSNLVNEVYEALSLRTASNG; encoded by the coding sequence ATGTCATCGAGTAATTGTAGCGCGATTTGTACATTGTACAAAGAATGGGATACCACTGAAGTTCACTTTGATGAAGCAAATCATGTATGGGTGATTAATAACTTTTATCTCCACGAATTTGAAGGAGGAACTTTATATTCTTCTGAATTCTCAGCTGTTGGAAATGATGAGATTACATGGCGACTGAGGCTAAAACCAAATGGAGGAACGGATGCCAAGGATACAATTTCTCTCTACTTGAACCTCTGCAGTCCTAGGACTAAAAAAGTGTACGCGAAATTTGATGCTTTCGTTATGGATTCCCAGtataaaaaagtacctatttcgaAGGGTGAGATGAATGCATACGATTTTACGAGTGAAACGAAACCTGGTTGGGGCCGGAAAGAATTTCTAACGAAAGACGACAATTTcaaacagaactttttgatCGATAACACGTTGACGATCGTGTGTGAAGTACGTTTTTCTACAATACGCGATGCCATTAGTAACACATTGCATCATTGTAAAACAACTCAACTGTATCCAAACACTCCTCTTTGCGATCTTTCCGAAAACTTTGGACAATTACTAGAACACCGTGAATTGGCAGATGTCACACTTTCTGTAGATGGTCAAGAGTTTCCAGCTCACAAGGTTATTTTGTCTGCGCGATGTCCAGTATTCGCTGCTATGTTCAAACACGATATGAAAGAAAATGGACAAAATCGAATTGATATCGAAGATATGAATGCAGAAACGGTcgtcgaatttttgaagtacGTTTATACCGGAAAatgtgataatttgaaaaatatagcgGAAGGTTTGCTGGCAGCTGCTGATAAATACGGtttaaatcgattaaaaatgatTTGTGCAGAAGAACTTTACAAGACGTTATCTGTGGAAAATGCTGCGAATATTTTGTTGCTAGCGGATATGCATGGCGTTAAAGAACTGAAATCTGAATCGATCAAGTTTATCGTTGCTAAATTTATCGAAGTGTTCAATTCCACAGCTTGGAAAAACATCGTTCTTGTGCATTCTAATTTGGTGAATGAAGTGTATGAAGCGTTATCACTACGTACAGCATCCAATGGgtga
- the LOC135835145 gene encoding cuticle protein CP14.6-like produces MHMKIAIISALIAVAVAAPAQLSNSASNNFIPIVAFVQDQNPDGSYSYKYETGNGIAVQAQAAFPVQGDGPAPAEQGSYAYTGPDGVQYAVSYVADSNGFQAQGAHLPTPPPMPEELARAFAAAPQDEGLYDERGFLIVQKSIVPGKAQ; encoded by the exons ATGCAT ATGAAAATCGCCATTATCTCTGCCTTAATCGCAGTCGCCGTCGCTGCTCCAGCACAACTCTCAAACTCAGCATCCAATAATTTCATCCCGATCGTTGCCTTTGTTCAAGATCAAAACCCAGACGGTTCCTACTCCTACAA ATACGAAACCGGAAACGGTATCGCTGTCCAAGCCCAAGCTGCCTTCCCAGTTCAAGGTGATGGACCAGCTCCAGCTGAACAAGGCTCGTACGCTTACACCGGACCCGATGGTGTCCAATATGCCGTAAGCTACGTTGCTGACAGCAATGGATTCCAAGCCCAAGGTGCTCATTTGCCAACTCCTCCCCCAATGCCAGAAGAATTAGCCAGAGCTTTCGCTGCTGCTCCTCAAGATGAAGGTTTATACGACGAAAGAGGATTCCTCATTGTCCAAAAGAGCATCGTCCCTGGTAAAGCTCAGTGA
- the LOC135835143 gene encoding uncharacterized protein LOC135835143 has product MNMQIATVAALFAVLTAIPQTVLGQSQFNSISSNTIPSNSFAAAPQQPQYEPYNPAYYNGFQAPEQYYQNGISAQDPAANFQGYYPSTENFQNQYAAYPAYDGQYGGASYADSGAYPSALPYPYQYQPQEQLQQQV; this is encoded by the exons ATGAAT atgCAAATTGCTACTGTAGCCGCCTTATTCGCGGTACTTACCGCCATCCCACAAACTGTTCTTGGCCAAAGCCAATTCAACTCAATTTCCAGCAACACAATTCCCAGCAACTCATTCGCCGCAGCTCCTCAACAACCACAATACGAACCATACAACCCAGCTTACTACAATGGTTTCCAAGCCCC CGAACAATATTATCAAAACGGCATTTCTGCTCAAGACCCCGCCGCCAATTTCCAAGGTTATTATCCAagcactgaaaattttcaaaaccagtaTGCAGCGTACCCTGCTTATGATGGCCAATACGGTGGTGCATCTTATGCTGATAGTGGAGCTTACCCGTCCGCATTGCCATACCCATACCAATATCAACCACAAGAACAACTGCAACAACAAGTCTAA
- the LOC135835142 gene encoding speckle-type POZ protein-like isoform X2: MDSQYKKVPISKGEMNAYDFTSETKPGWGRKEFLTKDDNFKQNFLIDNTLTIVCEVRFSTIRDAISNTLHHCKTTQLYPNTPLCDLSENFGQLLEHRELADVTLSVDGQEFPAHKVILSARCPVFAAMFKHDMKENGQNRIDIEDMNAETVVEFLKYVYTGKCDNLKNIAEGLLAAADKYGLNRLKMICAEELYKTLSVENAANILLLADMHGVKELKSESIKFIVAKFIEVFNSTAWKNIVLVHSNLVNEVYEALSLRTASNG; encoded by the coding sequence ATGGATTCCCAGtataaaaaagtacctatttcgaAGGGTGAGATGAATGCATACGATTTTACGAGTGAAACGAAACCTGGTTGGGGCCGGAAAGAATTTCTAACGAAAGACGACAATTTcaaacagaactttttgatCGATAACACGTTGACGATCGTGTGTGAAGTACGTTTTTCTACAATACGCGATGCCATTAGTAACACATTGCATCATTGTAAAACAACTCAACTGTATCCAAACACTCCTCTTTGCGATCTTTCCGAAAACTTTGGACAATTACTAGAACACCGTGAATTGGCAGATGTCACACTTTCTGTAGATGGTCAAGAGTTTCCAGCTCACAAGGTTATTTTGTCTGCGCGATGTCCAGTATTCGCTGCTATGTTCAAACACGATATGAAAGAAAATGGACAAAATCGAATTGATATCGAAGATATGAATGCAGAAACGGTcgtcgaatttttgaagtacGTTTATACCGGAAAatgtgataatttgaaaaatatagcgGAAGGTTTGCTGGCAGCTGCTGATAAATACGGtttaaatcgattaaaaatgatTTGTGCAGAAGAACTTTACAAGACGTTATCTGTGGAAAATGCTGCGAATATTTTGTTGCTAGCGGATATGCATGGCGTTAAAGAACTGAAATCTGAATCGATCAAGTTTATCGTTGCTAAATTTATCGAAGTGTTCAATTCCACAGCTTGGAAAAACATCGTTCTTGTGCATTCTAATTTGGTGAATGAAGTGTATGAAGCGTTATCACTACGTACAGCATCCAATGGgtga